In Erythrobacter sp. F6033, a single genomic region encodes these proteins:
- a CDS encoding nuclear transport factor 2 family protein has protein sequence MTDTTQIAREFVKLLIEEDDAGLQEYWSDDIVSLEPQEGEMARVEGREALLAKHAWWNENAEMHSVSTDGPYVFGDQFAVRFTMDVTMFGERSQSSEVGIYTLKDGKIVEERFLYAAEE, from the coding sequence ATGACCGATACGACCCAAATTGCCCGCGAATTTGTCAAACTCCTTATCGAAGAAGATGACGCCGGCCTGCAAGAATACTGGTCCGATGATATCGTTAGCCTTGAGCCGCAAGAGGGCGAGATGGCCCGTGTGGAAGGGCGCGAGGCCTTGCTGGCGAAACACGCATGGTGGAACGAGAACGCCGAAATGCACTCGGTTTCAACCGACGGCCCCTATGTCTTCGGCGACCAATTCGCTGTCCGTTTCACAATGGATGTCACGATGTTTGGCGAACGCAGCCAGTCCAGCGAAGTCGGAATTTACACGCTGAAAGACGGCAAGATCGTGGAAGAGCGCTTCCTCTACGCCGCCGAAGAATAA
- a CDS encoding holin family protein: protein MAILESLIGPITSIIDKIIPDKEARAKAKLELIKLEGTQDMRMIEARLQAIVAEAQSNDPWTSRARPSFLYVMYAMILWALPMGILAAFNPAAAGEIARGMNAYLNGLPEPLYALFGTGYLGYTAARQWGKVKGVDR, encoded by the coding sequence ATGGCTATTCTCGAATCCCTGATCGGCCCGATCACCTCAATCATCGACAAAATCATTCCCGACAAGGAAGCCCGCGCAAAAGCCAAGCTTGAGCTGATCAAGCTGGAAGGTACGCAGGACATGCGGATGATCGAGGCCCGCCTGCAAGCTATCGTCGCCGAGGCACAGTCAAATGACCCATGGACCAGCCGCGCCCGCCCCAGCTTTCTCTATGTGATGTACGCGATGATCCTGTGGGCACTCCCCATGGGCATCCTTGCCGCCTTCAATCCCGCCGCCGCAGGAGAAATTGCACGAGGTATGAACGCCTATCTCAATGGCTTGCCCGAACCGCTCTATGCACTGTTTGGCACAGGCTATCTCGGCTACACAGCGGCGCGTCAGTGGGGAAAGGTTAAGGGCGTGGATCGGTAG
- a CDS encoding CoA ester lyase: protein MTDTAPSLPRMRSWLFAPGDSDKKMGKAIASEADIALLDLEDSVTPENKADARLRVATAIAGAPDRSRVWVRVNPLSGDWTEADLDAVVAAGPGGIFLPKAEGGHDVERLDAMLSAREVAAGLDDGAIRIAALVTETAAAMFTTGTYDSAIDGQRRLVAMSWGAEDLSSELGAREQRGPDGEYTHVYEMARSLCLLGAVKAGVAPIETVQPEFRDLDKLTARARSVRAQGFRGMLAIHPAQVAPINEAFTPSAEELDHARAVIQAFADNPGAGTVSMDGNMLDRPHLVLAQRLLVEAGEP, encoded by the coding sequence ATGACCGACACCGCCCCCTCCCTTCCCCGTATGCGCTCGTGGCTTTTTGCGCCGGGTGATAGCGACAAGAAGATGGGAAAGGCGATTGCGAGTGAGGCAGACATTGCGCTGCTCGACCTCGAAGATTCTGTTACTCCCGAAAATAAAGCAGACGCGCGTCTGCGCGTGGCGACGGCGATTGCAGGCGCGCCGGATCGTTCGCGTGTCTGGGTTCGGGTCAACCCGCTTTCCGGCGATTGGACAGAAGCCGATCTGGACGCCGTCGTCGCGGCTGGTCCGGGCGGGATTTTCCTGCCCAAGGCCGAAGGCGGACACGATGTCGAACGCCTTGATGCGATGCTGTCTGCGCGCGAAGTTGCTGCCGGCTTAGATGATGGCGCGATCAGAATTGCCGCGTTGGTGACAGAAACCGCCGCCGCGATGTTCACCACCGGAACGTATGACAGCGCAATCGATGGCCAGCGGCGGCTAGTGGCGATGAGCTGGGGTGCGGAAGATTTGTCCAGCGAACTTGGCGCACGCGAACAGCGCGGCCCGGATGGCGAATACACCCATGTTTACGAGATGGCGCGCAGTCTGTGTTTGCTCGGCGCGGTGAAAGCAGGCGTCGCGCCGATAGAAACGGTCCAGCCAGAATTCCGTGATCTCGACAAACTCACCGCCCGTGCCCGCAGCGTCCGTGCGCAAGGCTTTCGCGGAATGTTGGCGATCCACCCGGCTCAGGTCGCCCCGATCAACGAAGCCTTCACGCCGAGCGCCGAGGAATTGGACCACGCCCGCGCGGTAATTCAGGCTTTTGCTGACAATCCCGGTGCTGGCACAGTTTCGATGGATGGAAATATGCTCGATCGCCCGCATTTGGTTCTTGCTCAGCGTCTGTTGGTTGAGGCGGGTGAACCCTAA
- the secD gene encoding protein translocase subunit SecD → MLDFPLWKKIMLWGITLTAALMALPSLFNAGGADWPDALPEPTVNLGLDLAGGSHLLLEAEAEEVAAQRLQNMEEAVRQAMRNAEPRIRIGDISTADGRLSFMLSDASDIDRARGILEPMMQGQNLVREWDLEVVDGQRMVLAPTASGTETAVNDAMESATEVVRRRIDELGTREPTIIRQGATRIVVQVPGLDDPEALKELLGQTAQLEFKLVDQNALPTNVQAGIAPPGSQIFPYAEGSDFEGQSIAVRRLGGIRGDRLTGATAGVDPQTNENVVNIQFDVQGGTRFCTLTRQNVNKPFAIILDEEVLSAPNINEPICGGSAQISGSFNADSANNLAISLRSGALPVPLTVIEERTVSAELGADSIQRGLLAMLIGSIAVIVLMIATYGRFGVYATIALVFNVLMLLGIMAFANSTLTLPGIAGFVLTIGAAVDANVLINERIREERKRGRRVIAAVENGYKEASRAIYDANITNFISACLLGFFGSGPIRGFAVVLIIGLFTSVFTALPLTRMWVAGWLRKNRPNDINV, encoded by the coding sequence ATGCTCGATTTCCCTCTTTGGAAGAAGATTATGCTGTGGGGTATCACCCTCACAGCGGCACTGATGGCATTGCCTTCACTGTTCAATGCAGGTGGAGCCGATTGGCCCGACGCACTGCCCGAACCGACTGTCAATCTCGGGCTCGATCTCGCGGGCGGTTCGCACCTTCTGCTTGAGGCTGAGGCCGAAGAAGTCGCTGCGCAGCGACTGCAAAACATGGAAGAGGCCGTGCGTCAGGCGATGCGCAACGCCGAACCGCGTATTCGGATTGGCGATATTTCGACGGCGGACGGCAGATTGTCTTTCATGCTAAGCGACGCGAGCGATATTGATCGTGCGCGAGGCATTCTGGAACCGATGATGCAGGGTCAAAACCTTGTGCGTGAGTGGGATCTGGAAGTCGTCGATGGCCAGCGCATGGTGCTCGCACCAACGGCTAGTGGCACAGAAACGGCCGTGAATGATGCGATGGAAAGCGCGACCGAAGTCGTCCGCCGCCGTATCGATGAACTGGGCACTCGCGAGCCGACAATCATTCGGCAAGGCGCAACGCGCATCGTTGTACAGGTGCCGGGACTGGACGATCCTGAGGCTTTGAAAGAACTGCTTGGTCAGACTGCGCAGCTTGAATTCAAACTTGTCGATCAAAACGCGCTGCCAACCAACGTGCAGGCGGGCATTGCGCCTCCGGGAAGCCAGATTTTCCCTTACGCTGAAGGGAGCGATTTCGAAGGGCAGTCAATCGCAGTGCGGCGTCTTGGCGGCATTCGCGGAGACCGCTTGACCGGCGCGACCGCCGGTGTTGATCCGCAGACCAACGAGAATGTCGTCAACATCCAATTCGACGTTCAAGGCGGCACCCGTTTCTGCACTCTGACGCGTCAGAATGTGAACAAGCCATTTGCGATTATTTTGGACGAAGAAGTGCTTTCGGCGCCGAACATCAATGAGCCTATTTGTGGCGGTTCGGCGCAGATTTCGGGCAGCTTTAATGCCGACAGCGCAAACAACCTCGCGATCTCGCTGCGCTCGGGTGCTCTTCCAGTGCCTTTGACAGTGATCGAAGAGCGCACCGTCAGCGCCGAGCTCGGTGCAGATTCGATCCAGCGCGGCCTTCTCGCCATGTTGATCGGCAGCATCGCGGTTATCGTATTGATGATCGCAACTTATGGCCGGTTCGGCGTCTATGCGACCATCGCTCTGGTGTTCAACGTGCTCATGCTGCTCGGCATCATGGCCTTTGCGAACAGCACGCTAACGCTGCCGGGCATTGCCGGTTTCGTTCTGACAATCGGTGCGGCGGTGGATGCCAACGTGCTGATCAATGAACGCATCCGCGAAGAGCGTAAGCGAGGCCGGCGCGTGATCGCTGCGGTCGAAAATGGCTACAAAGAGGCCAGCCGCGCAATTTACGATGCAAACATCACGAACTTCATTTCGGCCTGTTTGCTCGGCTTTTTCGGGTCCGGTCCGATCCGCGGCTTTGCCGTGGTTCTGATCATCGGCCTGTTCACCAGCGTTTTCACCGCGCTTCCGTTGACCCGCATGTGGGTCGCCGGATGGCTGCGGAAAAATCGCCCTAACGACATCAACGTTTGA
- a CDS encoding uracil-DNA glycosylase family protein, translating into MTDAQAVQLHSEIAACTICAEHLPLGPRPVVQFSPNSRILIIGQAPGTKVHASGTPWDDDSGDRLRDWLGLDKAAFYNPDNVALMPMGFCYPGKAKGGDAPPRKECAPEWHQRVMDCLPKDRLTLLVGSYAQAHYLPENRKVSLTERVRNHREFAPIIPLPHPAWRVRMWMGKNPWFESELLPTLKTRVATQLSHQ; encoded by the coding sequence ATGACCGACGCGCAGGCCGTTCAGCTCCATTCGGAGATCGCCGCTTGCACCATTTGCGCAGAGCATCTGCCGCTTGGTCCTCGTCCGGTTGTCCAATTCTCGCCAAACTCGCGCATTTTGATCATCGGTCAGGCCCCCGGCACCAAGGTCCATGCCAGCGGCACTCCGTGGGATGATGACAGCGGAGACCGCCTTCGCGACTGGCTCGGTCTCGACAAAGCTGCATTCTATAATCCTGACAACGTCGCCCTGATGCCGATGGGGTTTTGCTACCCGGGCAAAGCCAAAGGCGGCGATGCACCGCCGCGAAAGGAATGCGCGCCTGAGTGGCATCAACGCGTTATGGACTGCCTTCCGAAAGACCGCCTCACGCTACTCGTTGGCTCTTATGCCCAGGCGCATTACCTACCGGAAAACCGCAAAGTCTCTTTGACCGAACGAGTCCGCAACCATCGCGAGTTTGCGCCCATAATCCCGCTGCCGCATCCCGCATGGCGGGTGCGAATGTGGATGGGGAAAAATCCATGGTTTGAAAGCGAGCTTTTGCCCACACTCAAAACCCGCGTCGCTACCCAACTTAGCCATCAATAA
- a CDS encoding DUF6456 domain-containing protein: protein MRKLVERELTSEGPKRAGAAKGKRRTVTMNVGESPIAWLHSRGHLETRLFEAGEALRRDYERAQLSPNVTMRWDPVRVKTTGDQGLSATEKQIAAKSRFDAALAEAGSGLEDVLWRVVCAGDGLPDAEKALGWPARSGKLVLKLALERVANFYRIG from the coding sequence ATGCGTAAATTGGTGGAGCGAGAGCTGACAAGCGAAGGCCCCAAGAGGGCGGGGGCGGCCAAAGGAAAGCGCCGCACGGTAACAATGAATGTGGGCGAAAGCCCGATTGCTTGGCTCCATTCCCGCGGGCACCTTGAAACCCGGTTGTTCGAGGCGGGTGAGGCCTTGCGGCGCGATTATGAGCGGGCGCAGCTATCACCGAATGTCACCATGCGCTGGGATCCGGTGCGGGTCAAAACCACCGGCGATCAGGGATTGTCCGCGACAGAAAAGCAAATAGCGGCGAAATCCCGCTTCGACGCTGCGCTGGCCGAAGCGGGGAGCGGATTGGAAGATGTCCTATGGCGCGTGGTGTGCGCGGGAGACGGTCTGCCCGATGCGGAAAAGGCGCTGGGCTGGCCAGCGCGCAGCGGCAAATTGGTGCTGAAACTGGCGTTGGAGCGTGTTGCGAACTTCTACCGGATCGGGTGA
- a CDS encoding BLUF domain-containing protein: MIQIIYTSIAADDLPQGEVFNIVSHSASRNADRNLTGFLCFSKNRFFQILEGDPGTVDTLMAVLKDDPRHHSVEILDRSPIKDRAFPKWWMKRVPAVTNIAELEETIPSLKDTSSKATKALRQFLTV, translated from the coding sequence ATGATCCAGATTATCTACACAAGCATTGCGGCCGACGACCTCCCGCAAGGCGAAGTCTTTAACATCGTCTCGCATTCCGCGAGCAGGAATGCCGACCGTAACCTGACCGGATTCCTATGCTTTTCGAAGAATCGCTTTTTCCAGATTCTCGAAGGCGACCCGGGCACTGTTGATACCCTGATGGCGGTACTGAAAGACGATCCGCGCCACCATTCCGTAGAAATCCTCGACCGCAGCCCGATCAAGGATCGTGCGTTCCCCAAATGGTGGATGAAGCGGGTGCCCGCTGTCACGAACATCGCCGAACTTGAAGAGACCATTCCAAGTCTAAAAGACACATCGAGCAAGGCGACAAAAGCTTTACGCCAGTTTTTGACCGTCTGA
- the secF gene encoding protein translocase subunit SecF, with amino-acid sequence MKLLKLVPADTNIKFLKLRVPFFAISMLLIVASWTAVMTQGLNYGVDFAGGQEVQLTFEGIDQAPVADLREKVAGLGYGTPVVQEFGAPNIVSIRVPLPEDVESTPGAATEIGNEVIALIDSQYENVRTDGNNTVSGKVAEEFRSSAALALALAMIGVAMYIWIRFEWQFGVGALFALFHDVSLTLGLFAVFQLEFSLQIIAAILAIIGYSLNDTIVVYDRIRENLKKFRKMPLPELLDLSVNETLARTVMTSLTLLVALLPLLLFGPASLFGLVFAITVGLFVGTYSSVYLAAPILIWLGVNSDSFVPQETEADIQERKARGEGQARPASPIE; translated from the coding sequence ATGAAACTGCTCAAACTCGTCCCCGCTGACACGAACATCAAGTTCCTGAAACTGCGCGTACCGTTCTTTGCCATCAGCATGTTGCTGATTGTGGCGAGCTGGACCGCTGTTATGACACAGGGTCTGAACTACGGCGTCGACTTCGCTGGTGGCCAAGAAGTTCAACTGACCTTTGAAGGGATCGACCAAGCACCCGTTGCCGATCTGCGCGAGAAGGTGGCCGGGCTCGGTTACGGTACGCCTGTCGTCCAGGAATTTGGCGCGCCGAACATTGTGTCCATTCGTGTTCCGCTGCCCGAAGACGTCGAATCCACCCCCGGTGCTGCGACCGAAATCGGAAACGAAGTCATCGCTCTGATCGATAGCCAGTATGAAAACGTCCGGACGGACGGCAACAACACCGTATCGGGTAAAGTCGCCGAAGAGTTCCGTTCAAGCGCCGCTCTTGCCCTCGCGCTCGCCATGATCGGCGTCGCGATGTATATCTGGATCCGGTTCGAATGGCAGTTCGGCGTCGGCGCGTTGTTTGCGCTGTTCCACGATGTTTCGCTCACCCTTGGCTTGTTTGCGGTTTTCCAATTGGAATTCAGCCTGCAGATCATCGCGGCTATTCTGGCCATTATCGGTTACTCGCTGAACGATACGATCGTCGTGTACGACCGCATTCGTGAGAACTTGAAGAAGTTCCGCAAGATGCCGCTGCCCGAGCTGCTCGATCTGTCGGTCAACGAAACTCTGGCCCGTACAGTTATGACGTCGTTGACTCTGCTCGTCGCGCTTCTGCCGCTGCTGCTGTTCGGTCCGGCAAGCCTGTTTGGTCTTGTTTTCGCGATCACCGTCGGACTGTTCGTCGGTACCTATTCCAGCGTTTATCTCGCTGCGCCGATCCTGATCTGGCTGGGTGTGAATTCGGACAGTTTCGTCCCGCAGGAAACCGAGGCTGACATTCAGGAACGCAAAGCGCGCGGCGAAGGTCAGGCGCGTCCGGCCAGCCCCATCGAATAA
- a CDS encoding TonB-dependent receptor plug domain-containing protein: MKYRYLLTSTAAIACVSAPLAAEDEVRVDSGADNNASIAAQEGSDETESARTRRVFTPADFERFAPRNALDMAQQIPGFSIQSDDGGRGLGQASTNVIINGQRISGKSNGPVEALRRIPVDEVVRLEIVDGASLEIGGLSGQVLNVITNSTGGVTGQFRYSAEWRSFGVPFRWGDGQISLAGGGEKTEWTLSFENDAGRRGNEGIEQVFNAADILIDTRDEQSKFVFDRPSLSGSFARTAENGNILNLTGSVAANLFDRSETSIRTGSISPTDRFRLFTSKEDEFNYEFGADYSFDLGGGTLKVIGYRRFEDSPTASEVTTTFADGTPPEGSLFIRDADEAETILRGEYSFDGLGGDIQFALEGVKNSLDIESTLEVRDAAGVLQPEEFDGSSASVEEDRAEGSVTYGRALAENLQMQLSAGGEYSTISQSGPLGQTRSFFRPKGFAALDWKANDTLNLSGRVERVVGQLNFFDFIASTDLNQDRVNVTNADLVPPQSWLFELEATQSLGAFGSINLRGFYEDLSDFVDQIPIDGGGEAPGNIDAATIKGVEGEVTFLFDPVGVRGLRIDTEFRFADSEIIDPLVGTPRDISGFRNFSIDVEARQDFFGSDWAIGGAYRYSENRPNVRLGEIALREETPGFARVFVEHKDVLGMTARFRVGNLINQKDNFDRTIFTDRLNGIVDLREERRRVFGVIYSFDIEGSF; encoded by the coding sequence ATGAAATACCGATACCTCCTTACCTCAACGGCAGCGATAGCATGTGTATCGGCGCCATTGGCGGCTGAGGACGAAGTGCGGGTAGATTCCGGAGCCGACAACAACGCTTCAATCGCGGCGCAGGAAGGGTCAGACGAAACCGAATCCGCCCGCACAAGACGCGTGTTCACGCCTGCAGATTTTGAACGCTTCGCGCCGCGCAACGCGCTCGACATGGCACAACAGATCCCCGGTTTTTCAATCCAGTCAGACGATGGTGGTCGCGGGCTTGGTCAGGCCAGCACCAATGTTATCATCAATGGGCAACGTATCTCGGGCAAATCAAACGGCCCTGTAGAAGCGTTGCGACGCATTCCGGTTGATGAGGTTGTCCGCCTCGAAATCGTTGACGGGGCCAGCCTCGAGATTGGCGGGCTTTCCGGTCAGGTCCTCAATGTCATCACAAATTCGACTGGCGGTGTGACCGGTCAATTCCGTTATTCCGCTGAATGGCGCAGTTTCGGCGTCCCCTTCCGTTGGGGAGATGGCCAGATCTCGCTCGCCGGTGGTGGCGAGAAAACCGAATGGACGCTCAGTTTTGAAAATGACGCCGGCCGGCGCGGAAATGAAGGCATCGAGCAGGTATTTAACGCCGCTGACATCCTGATCGACACACGGGACGAGCAATCAAAATTTGTTTTCGACAGGCCCAGTCTGTCTGGCTCCTTCGCCCGCACTGCCGAGAATGGCAATATTCTGAATTTGACGGGTAGCGTCGCGGCCAATCTGTTTGATCGAAGCGAGACATCAATCCGCACCGGGTCCATTTCACCGACGGATCGTTTTCGCCTGTTCACTTCGAAAGAAGACGAATTCAATTACGAATTTGGTGCCGATTACAGTTTTGACCTTGGCGGCGGCACTTTGAAAGTGATCGGTTATCGCCGGTTCGAAGACAGCCCGACAGCATCCGAAGTTACAACCACATTCGCGGATGGCACGCCGCCGGAAGGATCGCTGTTTATTCGCGATGCCGACGAAGCTGAAACGATCCTGCGCGGCGAATACAGTTTCGATGGATTGGGCGGCGATATCCAATTCGCGCTGGAAGGCGTGAAAAACTCGCTCGACATCGAATCCACACTGGAAGTGCGAGACGCAGCTGGTGTCTTGCAGCCCGAGGAATTCGACGGATCAAGTGCCAGCGTTGAAGAGGACCGCGCAGAGGGAAGCGTAACCTATGGCCGCGCGCTCGCCGAAAACCTTCAGATGCAGCTATCCGCTGGCGGCGAATATTCGACGATCAGCCAAAGCGGGCCGCTCGGTCAAACCCGTTCATTCTTCCGTCCCAAAGGCTTCGCCGCGCTTGATTGGAAAGCGAACGACACGCTCAATCTTTCGGGCCGCGTCGAACGGGTTGTTGGCCAACTTAATTTCTTTGACTTCATTGCATCGACTGACCTCAATCAAGACCGCGTGAATGTCACCAACGCCGATCTCGTCCCTCCGCAAAGCTGGCTTTTCGAGCTGGAGGCCACGCAAAGCCTTGGCGCTTTCGGCTCGATCAACCTGCGCGGTTTTTATGAGGATTTGAGCGATTTTGTAGACCAGATCCCGATTGATGGCGGCGGCGAGGCGCCCGGCAATATCGATGCAGCCACAATCAAAGGCGTCGAAGGGGAAGTCACATTCCTGTTCGATCCTGTTGGGGTGCGCGGGCTGAGAATAGATACTGAATTCAGGTTCGCAGATAGCGAAATCATAGATCCCCTCGTAGGCACGCCGCGGGACATCTCAGGGTTCCGCAACTTCTCGATTGACGTCGAAGCGCGCCAGGATTTCTTTGGATCGGACTGGGCGATTGGCGGTGCTTATCGCTATAGCGAAAACCGTCCGAATGTACGCCTTGGCGAAATTGCTTTGAGGGAGGAAACTCCGGGCTTCGCTCGCGTATTTGTAGAGCACAAAGATGTGCTCGGCATGACCGCGCGTTTTCGCGTTGGAAATCTGATCAACCAGAAAGACAATTTTGATCGCACAATTTTTACCGACCGGCTGAATGGCATCGTCGATCTGCGAGAAGAGCGCAGACGCGTCTTCGGCGTGATCTACTCCTTCGATATCGAGGGTTCGTTCTAG
- a CDS encoding type II 3-dehydroquinate dehydratase — protein MTNTVYVLNGPNLNLLGLREPEIYGSQTLDDIASMLEDRARELGLTIDMRQTNHEGMLVDWLHEAQAEGARAVLLNAAAYTHTSIALLDAIKAINTPVVEVHLSDPKTREAFRHTSFVGMAAAKTVEGHGADSYRIALEAVASGDV, from the coding sequence ATGACCAACACAGTCTACGTCCTCAACGGCCCAAACCTGAACCTGCTCGGCCTGCGTGAGCCCGAGATTTACGGCTCGCAAACGCTCGATGATATTGCAAGCATGCTGGAAGATCGCGCTCGCGAGCTTGGCCTCACTATCGATATGCGCCAGACCAATCACGAAGGGATGCTGGTCGATTGGTTGCATGAAGCCCAAGCCGAAGGAGCGCGCGCTGTCTTGCTCAATGCAGCGGCCTACACCCACACCTCGATAGCGCTTCTTGACGCGATCAAGGCGATCAATACGCCTGTCGTCGAAGTGCATTTGTCCGATCCCAAAACACGCGAAGCCTTTCGGCACACCTCATTTGTGGGGATGGCCGCGGCCAAGACTGTCGAAGGGCATGGGGCGGATTCCTACCGCATCGCTCTCGAAGCCGTAGCGTCAGGCGACGTCTGA
- the yajC gene encoding preprotein translocase subunit YajC, protein MIEIFAAAGGAASGSGSPMGFILSLLPWIGIFGIFWFLIFRPQMKKQKEHQERIGGLKKGDQVVTAGGLVGKVAKVDDTYVEIDLAKDVRVKAVKHTIGDIIPPGGKAAND, encoded by the coding sequence ATGATTGAGATTTTCGCCGCAGCAGGTGGGGCCGCATCAGGATCGGGAAGTCCAATGGGCTTTATCTTGAGCCTGCTTCCTTGGATCGGCATTTTCGGCATTTTCTGGTTTCTGATTTTCCGTCCGCAGATGAAAAAGCAGAAAGAGCATCAGGAACGGATTGGCGGCCTGAAAAAGGGCGATCAGGTTGTCACAGCGGGCGGTCTTGTCGGCAAAGTTGCCAAGGTTGATGACACCTATGTTGAAATCGATCTGGCAAAGGACGTCCGCGTGAAAGCGGTCAAGCACACAATCGGCGACATCATCCCGCCGGGCGGCAAAGCCGCAAACGACTAA
- a CDS encoding glycosyltransferase yields the protein MNAQGDHLKHILSISTLYPNAPNPRFGTFVARSLEGLAQRGDWRVTVVNPIGLPPVVFGRYQSLADLDPLSIEEGIPVHRPRFTLIPKVGARRNAATIAKAILPAIRAIHAEQPIDLIDAQFFFPDGPAAAIVAKEMSLPLSIKARGSDITYWGQQDAILEQMKDAAEQATGLLAVSEALKREMISLGMPGDKITVHYTGLDRNRFRPLDHTQLRSQVGQELGFDLPDTVPMLACVGALTGRKGQDRIIAALPSIEGARLVIVGKGEDEAKCRELTRSVGVTDRVHFTGSIDHDLLPLILSAADVMVLPTENEGLANAWVEALACGTPVVTTDVGGARELIVNDTAGRLLTERTPEAVAEAVNAVLNAPPDPQEVADLVEHFSWESHAERLSDYSMGLAGRA from the coding sequence GTGAACGCACAAGGAGATCATTTGAAGCACATCCTTTCCATAAGCACGCTGTATCCCAACGCCCCCAATCCGCGTTTCGGGACTTTTGTTGCGCGCTCATTGGAAGGGCTGGCCCAGCGCGGCGACTGGCGCGTGACCGTAGTGAATCCGATTGGATTGCCGCCGGTTGTATTCGGGCGATATCAGTCGCTTGCCGATCTTGATCCCCTTTCGATCGAGGAAGGCATTCCTGTTCATCGCCCCCGATTTACCCTGATCCCGAAAGTTGGCGCGCGTCGTAATGCTGCGACCATCGCAAAGGCTATTTTGCCAGCCATTCGGGCCATCCATGCCGAGCAGCCAATCGATTTAATTGATGCGCAGTTCTTCTTTCCCGATGGACCGGCAGCCGCAATCGTGGCCAAGGAAATGAGCCTGCCGCTCTCGATTAAGGCGCGCGGAAGCGACATCACCTATTGGGGTCAGCAAGACGCCATTCTGGAGCAGATGAAGGATGCTGCAGAGCAAGCGACCGGCCTGCTGGCTGTTAGCGAAGCATTGAAGCGCGAGATGATTTCTCTCGGGATGCCGGGCGATAAAATCACGGTGCATTACACCGGGCTGGACAGAAACCGTTTCCGTCCGCTCGATCACACACAATTGCGCAGTCAGGTCGGGCAGGAGCTCGGCTTTGATCTGCCTGACACTGTGCCCATGCTCGCCTGTGTCGGCGCACTTACGGGGCGAAAGGGGCAAGACCGGATCATCGCTGCCCTCCCCTCAATTGAGGGCGCCAGGCTCGTGATTGTTGGCAAGGGAGAGGATGAGGCGAAATGCCGCGAATTGACGCGCAGCGTTGGCGTTACGGATCGAGTGCATTTCACCGGATCGATCGACCATGATCTGTTGCCGCTGATCCTTTCGGCAGCCGATGTCATGGTCCTGCCGACCGAGAACGAAGGCCTGGCAAACGCTTGGGTCGAGGCGCTCGCCTGCGGAACGCCTGTGGTCACGACAGATGTAGGCGGTGCGCGCGAGTTGATCGTCAATGACACTGCAGGTCGGTTGCTAACTGAGCGCACGCCGGAAGCCGTTGCCGAAGCGGTCAATGCTGTGCTGAACGCGCCGCCAGACCCGCAAGAGGTTGCGGATCTGGTCGAGCACTTCAGTTGGGAAAGCCACGCAGAGCGGCTGTCCGATTATTCGATGGGGCTGGCCGGACGCGCCTGA
- a CDS encoding helix-turn-helix transcriptional regulator, with translation MINRIRDIRKAKGLTMAELAEACEPATTAQTIGRLETGMRNLSIKWMDRIAAALGVDPENLVRSDQAPQPQVVAQLTGSGAQALDTPREAVLPTDLASQGDQRPLIVLKVEESTGEFRPGDLIWLSQLDPEDAGQAINRDCLIPRPGGRFAFGRLIDRRGTLVGLLPPGAGQKQQVVDNPPWIAMAVMLVRPL, from the coding sequence TTGATTAACCGAATCCGCGATATACGAAAGGCGAAGGGGCTGACGATGGCAGAGCTGGCCGAGGCTTGCGAGCCGGCGACGACCGCTCAGACTATCGGTCGACTTGAAACGGGGATGCGGAACCTTTCAATCAAATGGATGGACCGCATTGCGGCCGCGCTCGGCGTTGATCCGGAAAATCTGGTACGCTCTGACCAAGCACCGCAGCCGCAGGTTGTGGCACAGCTAACCGGTAGCGGAGCACAGGCGCTGGACACACCGCGTGAAGCGGTGCTGCCGACCGATCTTGCAAGCCAGGGCGATCAAAGACCGCTGATTGTTCTGAAGGTCGAGGAAAGCACGGGCGAGTTTCGCCCCGGTGATCTGATCTGGCTGAGTCAGCTTGATCCGGAGGATGCAGGCCAAGCGATCAACCGTGATTGTCTTATCCCGCGTCCCGGCGGGCGGTTTGCATTCGGGCGGCTGATCGACCGCAGAGGCACTCTTGTCGGATTGTTGCCGCCGGGCGCTGGGCAAAAACAACAGGTGGTGGATAATCCCCCCTGGATCGCGATGGCCGTGATGCTCGTGCGCCCGCTTTAA